A stretch of the Acyrthosiphon pisum isolate AL4f chromosome A2, pea_aphid_22Mar2018_4r6ur, whole genome shotgun sequence genome encodes the following:
- the LOC100162594 gene encoding probable cytochrome P450 6a14 — protein sequence MFPAVVIIVACCTTVILFLYKYTTYTYKYWKSKSVTFATPVPLFGNIKDHVTLKMTQGECLKNIYNDFPREKFVGMYQLQTPTLLLRDPETIRLFLVKSFAHFTDRGFSYDGHREPLTKHLVNLEGDTWKILRQKLTPTFSSGKIKSMLGLLQGCGVQLIEYMDATIESGKTEFEIRDLTAKFTTDVIGTCAFGLECNSLKDSQSEFRRMGCAVLNSSASLALAKMVRVFFPKLFKALKLRTFPAEVQQFFMGIVKQTIDFRNTNRVRRNDFIQLLLEIKNQNHNQENAIKSIELTEELIAAQVFVFFLAGFETSSTTLSFCLHEMAVNQDIQNRVYDEINETANMYGLPFSYEAISSMNYLEQCLKETMRKYPPVQALARVCTKQFRVPGTDLDLDVGTAVLIPVYAIHHDPQYYPEPDTFNPDRFAKDGDGGGGDNGRPSGVFLPFGDGPRICIGMRFAMLEMKLALAQFLHRYLVTLSDKSCTRIEFEPASFLSCPKGGIWLNVNKRKA from the exons ATGTTTCCAGCCGTCGTTATAATCGTTGCATGTTGTACGACAGTGATACTATTCCTGTACAAGTATACGACATATACTTACAAGTATTGGAAGTCGAAGTCGGTGACGTTTGCCACACCAGTACCATTATTCGGTAATATCAAAGACCACGTGACGCTAAAAATGACCCAGGGCGAGtgcttgaaaaatatttacaa TGATTTTCCTCGTGAAAAGTTTGTGGGCATGTACCAGTTACAGACGCCAACTCTGCTACTCCGTGATCCAGAAACCATTCGGTTGTTTCTGGTGAAGAGCTTCGCACACTTCACGGACAGAGGATTCTCGTACGACGGTCACAGGGAACCGTTGACCAAACATCTAGTCAATTTAGAGGGCGACACGTGGAAGATTCTCCGACAAAAGCTCACGCCCACGTTCAGCTCTGGTAAAATCAAAAGTATGTTAGGACTGTTACAAGGCTGCGGGGTGCAACTCATTGAGTACATGGAT GCAACCATCGAGTCTGGAAAGACGGAATTCGAAATTCGTGACCTAACAGCCAAATTCACTACAGACGTGATTGGCACATGCGCGTTTGGACTGGAATGCAATTCGCTGAAAGACTCGCAATCCGAATTCAGACGGATGGGATGTGCAGTGCTCAATTCGTCCGCATCTTTAGCGTTGGCCAAAATGGTCCGAGTGTTCTTCCCGAAACTTTTCAAGGCGTTGAAACTCCGTACGTTCCCGGCCGAAGTGCAACAGTTCTTCATGGGCATCGTAAAACAGACAATCGACTTCCGGAACACCAACCGAGTGCGTCGAAACGACTTCATACAGCTGTTGCTTGagattaaaaaccaaaatcacaACCAAGAAAACGCGATTAAATCGATTGAACTGACCGAAGAGTTGATCGCCGCTcaa GTGTTCGTGTTCTTCCTGGCTGGCTTCGAGACGTCGTCCACGACTCTGAGTTTTTGCTTGCACGAGATGGCCGTCAACCAGGACATTCAAAACAGGGTGTACGACGAAATCAACGAGACAGCCAATATGTATGGACTTCCGTTCTCTTATGAAGCAATCTCGTCGATGAACTATTTAGAACAATGTCTGAAAG AAACGATGAGGAAATATCCACCGGTACAGGCCTTAGCCCGAGTGTGCACCAAACAGTTCAGGGTGCCCGGCACAGACTTGGACCTGGACGTGGGCACGGCCGTTTTGATACCAGTCTACGCGATACACCACGACCCGCAGTACTATCCGGAACCAGACACGTTTAACCCGGACCGGTTCGCCAAAGACGGCGATGGCGGCGGTGGCGACAACGGGAGACCTTCCGGAGTTTTTCTGCCGTTCGGCGATGGCCCGCGCATATGCATAg GTATGCGTTTCGCCATGTTAGAAATGAAACTGGCATTGGCCCAGTTCCTTCACAGATACTTAGTGACGCTGAGCGACAAATCCTGTACACGCATCGAATTCGAACCAGCGTCATTCCTGTCGTGTCCGAAAGGCGGTATATGGTTGAACGTCAATAAACGTAAAGCATGA